One Coffea arabica cultivar ET-39 chromosome 5e, Coffea Arabica ET-39 HiFi, whole genome shotgun sequence DNA segment encodes these proteins:
- the LOC113687892 gene encoding EP1-like glycoprotein 2, whose amino-acid sequence MARRIFPFSPCLNILLLLLCFLAISTRAQVPTNNTFKIVNTGPLGEFQNFVPTAEYGATYRIITNDVYDFYTFPFRLCFYNTTPTSFVLGIRAGIPDDNGLMRWVWDANRNHPVKENAALSFGRDGNLVLADSDGSLVWQTNTANKGVTGIKLLQNGNLVLYDKKGKFIWQSFDYPVDSLLVGQSLRESGVNKLVSRTSDVDGSDGKYSLVLGDDGLLLYLNNAGQQVRYNGWPGNFGSTVRFNTQPSTWEPTPIAWNLIFEIFESPAPKPQVDGIQQLSKINYNATYSFLRLETDGNVKAYTYYDKVRFDRWMQTYTFFPSDLATACALPTKCGNFGLCQNGMCVACPTPKGLLGWTENCQPPKLGSCGKKPKAKYFKLDGVQSFLNHQWSSDSQEVEMEFGACRDKCTNDCNCKGFVYKQDTSKCLLMPVLLTLAKDVNTTSAYVKY is encoded by the coding sequence ATGGCTCGTCGTATCTTTCCATTTTCACCCTGTCTTAAcattctcctcctcctcctctgttTCTTGGCCATTAGCACCAGAGCTCAAGTGCCAACAAACAATACCTTCAAAATTGTCAACACAGGTCCACTGGGAGAATTCCAAAATTTCGTACCCACAGCTGAATATGGGGCAACTTATCGCATCATAACCAATGATGTCTATGATTTCTACACATTCCCCTTCAGACTGTGTTTCTACAACACCACCCCAACTTCTTTCGTGCTTGGCATTCGTGCTGGCATCCCAGATGACAATGGCCTAATGCGATGGGTTTGGGACGCCAACCGCAACCACCCCGTGAAAGAAAACGCCGCCCTTTCTTTCGGCCGGGATGGAAACTTGGTCCTAGCCGACTCTGACGGCAGCCTAGTGTGGCAAACCAACACGGCTAACAAGGGTGTCACGGGCATCAAATTACTCCAGAATGGCAACCTTGTGCTGTATGATAAAAAGGGAAAGTTCATTTGGCAAAGCTTTGATTATCCAGTTGATTCGTTACTAGTTGGGCAGTCCCTTCGCGAGAGTGGCGTAAACAAGCTTGTCAGTCGAACTTCTGATGTTGATGGCTCCGATGGAAAGTACAGCTTAGTGCTTGGAGATGATGGCCTCCTCTTGTATCTAAACAACGCTGGCCAACAAGTTCGCTACAATGGTTGGCCGGGGAATTTTGGAAGTACCGTAAGGTTTAACACCCAACCTTCGACGTGGGAGCCTACTCCAATAGCTTGGAACCTTATCTTTGAAATATTCGAATCGCCAGCACCAAAACCACAGGTTGATGGGATTCAACAACTCAGTAAAATAAATTACAATGCAACGTACTCTTTTCTGAGGCTTGAAACTGATGGCAATGTCAAGGCTTATACTTACTATGACAAAGTCAGATTTGATAGATGGATGCAGACCTATACTTTCTTTCCAAGTGATCTTGCAACAGCATGTGCTTTGCCGACAAAATGTGGTAATTTTGGATTGTGCCAAAATGGGATGTGTGTGGCATGTCCTACACCAAAAGGGCTCTTGGGATGGACAGAAAATTGTCAACCACCAAAGTTGGGCTCGTGTGGGAAGAAACCAAAGGCAAAATATTTCAAGCTTGATGGGGTGCAATCCTTCTTGAACCACCAGTGGTCTTCTGATAGTCAAGAAGTCGAAATGGAATTTGGAGCATGCAGAGACAAGTGCACCAATGATTGCAATTGCAAGGGATTTGTCTACAAGCAAGACACTTCGAAGTGCTTGCTTATGCCGGTGCTTTTGACTCTCGCCAAAGATGTCAACACCACTAGTGCATATGTCAAGTATTGA
- the LOC113688227 gene encoding septin and tuftelin-interacting protein 1 homolog 1: MDEYQEMEKFGMENDFEDGQWIGGEFYYRKRREKRTQTKDDVLYGVFASGDSDSDDYGGLGSSRKRRKDKGLSSKPDFSKPVNFVSTGTVMPNQEIDRNLEEEKLDDEGEVDRVPAGLGFAASSSSSKETTMLMEDGSKNDDEDFLPSAFGKKIKEGAQLRREREKEKSMLAKKSSRLGRKELEPGDVGSFEKHTKGIGLRLLEKMGYKGGGLGKNEQGIVAPIQAKLRPKNMGMGFNDYKETNLPVLKELEEKIVTSSVQPAAVQLKEKLWSKQARIKKKVYVTAEELLAKKQEQSLEVVQKVFDMRGPQVRVLTNLENLNAEEKARENDIPMPELQHNIKLIVDLAELDIQKVDRDLRNERETVVSLQKEREKLQNQASKEKQELDSMGDILNILEQIGEQSSSGTLTLDSLAKLFVDMQKRHREEYKLCNLSCIACSYAQPLFIRVFQGWDPLQNPTHGREMVSQWKSLLQEDTLNFANSSSPYTQLIMEVVFPAVRISGTNTWQARDPEPMLRFLDSWEKLLPTLVVQKILDEIVMPKLSAAVDSWDPRRETIPIHSWVHPWLPLLGHRLEACYHTIRDRLESVLHAWHPSDMSAYYILSPWKTVFDSASWEKLMVRHIIPKLLTVMHEFQINPANQNLDQFYWVRTWAATIPIHHMIHIMDIFFNKWQEILYHWLCSSPNFEEVTNWYLGWKDLFPPELLANEHVRHRLSVGLDMMNKAAEGMEVVQPGLRENISYLRVREQRQFEKAAAQAQERASQLQGSSGLELSLKEVIEVHAQQNGLLFKPKPGRMQDGHQIYGFGNINIIIDSLNQKVFAQIDDRWSLASLEQLLELHSRSGLKRR; encoded by the coding sequence atggatgAATATCAAGAAATGGAGAAGTTTGGGATGGAGAATGATTTTGAGGATGGGCAATGGATTGGTGGAGAGTTTTATTATAGAAAACGTAGAGAAAAGCGCACACAGACGAAAGATGATGTCTTGTATGGTGTTTTTGCTTCTGGGGATAGTGATTCTGATGATTATGGAGGTTTAGGGTCTTCGAGAAAAAGGAGGAAGGATAAGGGGCTTTCCTCGAAACCTGACTTTAGTAAGCCTGTCAATTTTGTGTCTACTGGTACTGTTATGCCCAATCAGGAAATTGATCGAAATTTAGAGGAGGAGAAGCTAGATGATGAGGGTGAAGTTGATCGAGTCCCAGCTGGGCTTGGTTTTGCTGCGAGTTCTTCTTCATCAAAGGAAACAACTATGTTGATGGAGGATGGTAGTAAAAATGATGATGAGGACTTTTTACCAAGTGCGTTTGGGAAAAAGATCAAAGAAGGAGCTCAATTGAGACGCGAGAGGGAAAAGGAGAAATCTATGTTAGCTAAGAAGTCTTCTCGACTGGGGAGGAAGGAACTCGAGCCAGGCGATGTGGGTTCCTTTGAGAAGCACACGAAGGGTATTGGGTTGAGATTGTTGGAGAAGATGGGTTACAAAGGAGGGGGGTTGGGTAAAAATGAGCAAGGTATTGTGGCACCAATTCAGGCTAAATTGCGACCAAAGAATATGGGGATGGGTTTTAATGACTACAAAGAGACTAATCTGCCAGTGCTGAAGGAACTAGAAGAGAAGATTGTGACTTCTTCTGTTCAGCCTGCTGCGGTTCAGTTGAAAGAGAAGCTCTGGTCCAAGCAAGCCCGGATTAAGAAGAAGGTTTATGTTACAGCTGAGGAGTTGCTGGCGAAGAAGCAAGAGCAGAGCCTTGAAGTTGTGCAGAAAGTTTTCGACATGAGGGGGCCTCAGGTTCGTGTCTTGACCAACTTGGAAAATCTAAATGCTGAAGAGAAAGCAAGAGAGAATGACATACCAATGCCTGAGCTTCAGCACAATATTAAACTGATTGTGGATTTAGCTGAATTAGATATACAGAAGGTAGATCGAGACTTAAGAAACGAGAGGGAGACAGTTGTAAGTTTGcagaaagagagggagaaacTCCAAAACCAAGCATCTAAGGAGAAGCAGGAGCTTGATAGCATGGGAGATATACTTAACATATTGGAGCAGATAGGGGAGCAGAGCTCTTCGGGAACACTGACCCTAGATTCTTTGGCTAAGTTGTTTGTGGACATGCAGAAACGACACAGAGAAGAATATAAACTTTGCAATTTATCATGCATTGCATGTTCATATGCCCAGCCCTTGTTTATCAGAGTATTTCAGGGTTGGGACCCTCTTCAGAATCCAACACATGGGAGAGAAATGGTATCCCAATGGAAGTCCCTTTTGCAAGAAGACACTTTAAATTTCGCTAACAGTTCATCTCCTTACACACAACTGATTATGGAAGTTGTGTTTCCTGCTGTTAGAATATCTGGCACCAATACTTGGCAGGCAAGAGATCCCGAGCCAATGCTTCGATTTCTGGATTCTTGGGAAAAATTGCTGCCAACTCTTGTTGTTCAGAAAATTCTGGACGAAATTGTCATGCCAAAATTATCAGCTGCTGTGGACTCTTGGGATCCACGTCGAGAAACCATTCCTATCCATTCTTGGGTTCATCCATGGCTTCCTTTATTGGGACACAGGTTAGAGGCCTGCTACCACACAATTCGTGATAGATTGGAaagtgttttgcatgcttggcATCCCAGTGATATGTCAGCATACTACATTCTTTCACCTTGGAAGACAGTGTTTGATTCAGCCAGTTGGGAAAAACTGATGGTTCGCCATATAATTCCCAAATTGTTGACTGTCATGCATGAGTTCCAAATAAACCCTGCAAACCAGAATCTTGATCAGTTCTATTGGGTTCGGACCTGGGCAGCGACTATCCCCATCCATCACATGATTCACATAATGGATATTTTTTTCAACAAGTGGCAAGAAATTTTGTATCACTGGTTATGTTCCAGTCCAAATTTTGAGGAAGTGACAAACTGGTACTTAGGCTGGAAGGATCTATTCCCACCTGAACTTTTAGCTAATGAGCACGTTCGTCATAGACTGAGTGTTGGCCTTGACATGATGAACAAAGCTGCTGAAGGCATGGAAGTGGTTCAACCTGGTTTGAGAGAGAATATATCCTATCTTAGGGTGCGTGAGCAAAGGCAGTTTGAGAAAGCTGCTGCTCAGGCTCAAGAAAGAGCTTCTCAGCTGCAAGGAAGTAGTGGACTTGAGTTGAGCTTGAAAGAAGTTATTGAAGTGCATGCACAGCAGAATGGTTTGCTCTTCAAGCCAAAACCAGGAAGAATGCAAGATGGTCACCAAATATATGGTTTTGGTAACATTAACATTATCATTGACTCCCTCAATCAGAAAGTCTTTGCTCAGATAGACGATAGGTGGTCTTTGGCATCTTTGGAGCAGCTCTTGGAGTTGCACAGCCGTTCTGGTTTAAAGCGGCGCTAA